One Engraulis encrasicolus isolate BLACKSEA-1 chromosome 4, IST_EnEncr_1.0, whole genome shotgun sequence genomic window, ACGTGCCTCCCATTTCTCGGATTGTGTGTTTATTAATGAGACATACTGTGcagttggttaaaaaaaagtgggTTATGAAATTATTATCCTTGCTGCCTGTTGACAAAAAAATGGTGGCTTGGCAGTGGGGGAAAATGGTAAACTTGTTTTGCAGAATGCATTAATGGCAATGTTTTGCTGGGATACTCCCTGGTGAGCAGAAAATACTTAATTTGACTGGGATGTCTAACAAGAAGGAATCTACTTCGTGGAACTGTACTGTACTTGACAACTGTAgaactgttaaaaaaaaatacaactagGACTCGGCCTACACACAAGGACAGCTGAAGATAAAACTATAATGCACTAAAAAAAAGACAGCCTTTCCTTACAACTACAGTCTGTCACTGAGTTTTATTGGATGCAATTGAGTGACGAATGCAAAGAGGACTGTAGACACAAGACACTTCAAAAGGCATGCAATCAGTCACGTATAAGAGGGACTGTCTGTAATTGAGCTGacaatttcatttaaaaaaaaaaacttgcctgCCTCAAGATATAAGGCCTTGTCTTCTACGCAAATGTGTTATGGTAAAGTCCAAAGTGGAGTTCAAATGCAGTTAATctgtctgaatctctctctctcacacacacacacgggtccaagacgtccaacatgtccttcggtgcaatggatacttttgcttactgtaaatgcaaaaaatatatatttttttgaaaaactttttttgacttggctttcatgcattcacttttcaaaaaatggttttgaaatttcatgtttttcacagttacagtaagcaaaagcatctgttggCACTTAAGGACAGTGTCAtgtgttggacgtctttgacccacacacacacacacacacacacacacacacaggaatatttATTTACAAGATTGAAAATGTGAACTGACAGAGAGGCCATGGTGCATGATTGGGACCATAGAAAACATTGGGAAGGACTGGTGATCACATGGTTTGTTGCAGTTGTCCATGTTGCAGCAGTCACAAGAGTAGTCAATGTAATTTATTAAATTGCCTGCTGTCTGAATGAGACATGTTTGGATGGATTGTGGCGTAGGCCTACCATTATGATAAATTGCATAGTCTTAAACATGACAATTGTGTGATTTACAATGGGGGTATTTTCAGTTTATGGGGCAATGAGAATCAAGGACCGACAAAAGCGCAATAGTAGGCTATCCTAGAGCCTTGTCAAAGCACAGGTTGGAGCGTCTAAATCAGATTATTAGGTAAACTGGATTTGTGACGTAGGGGTTTAAAACTGCAGGGAGCATCGTACAGTCTTGGCCACGCTAAGTAATCAGTCGCTGCTCGGAGGCGTAACAAGACTGGTGTGTTCTGACGGGTATGAATCCACAAACAGTATCGTAGTTTTACAGTTGAAGGGCGAGCTCCAGCAAGGATGGCGTCCTTTCTACAGGTAAGATCCCGCGTTTTAAACCGTAGGTCACTGATGTGTTGTAGCCTTTTGGTCGGCAGTGACTCTCAATAGCTGTAGTCAGTCAATCCTAATTTGAGTGGTTACAACGGGGCTAATAATACTTTGTCAAGGTTAATAAGGCGCGGTTCTTTCACAAGGAATTTCATTGCTGGATATTACCCGTGGCTTGATGCGTATTGAAGGACGCTACATTTTACCTAGAACTAGAGGTGCCTGGAAGCAACTTGAGTGGCAACATGTAACATAAGGCTAAGGCTGCAATGCACCAACGCGCAATGATGGGACTACTTGATCTGTTATTTTGTAGCAGGACACATTACAGTCACTAGCGCCTTTAATAATTTTCCTTCATAGGCTACACCATTGTTTAACGCTAAGGAACTTCAAGCTCATGGCATTATAAAGGCTGCACTTGTCTATGATAAACGTGAGTTGGTATAGGTTGCCAGTGCCACGCTGATTTGTTATTCTTCGTTGCAGATATCTGACGATGAAAAGGGACACGAACTGGGTCTCTTTTGTATCCCCAAACACTACGAGGGGGATTTAGACCATGTCCTCATTCCCCACGGTCTCATCATGGATAGGTAGTGTATCCTACTCACTCTTGACATTTTGGTACCTGGTGGAATTCAaccgtgcgtgtgtggtgggatATGCGTCACCAAAGCTGCTGGAGCATATGCAGTTTTTCTGGTTGACTCATTCTCACTTCTGAAATATCTGTAGGCTAATACAATGTTCACAAAAGATGGGGATGTCTGGCTTTTGGTTAAAGTTGAGAAAGTTAATCAATGTAAAGTATCTATAGGCTACTATGCCCTTGCGCAAGATTGGGTTAAGAGATTTAGGTTCAACCTGACATTCACATAAAACCCAGATCCCTATTTTTGTCAACAGAGTATACACTAAGCACAGGGAGCAAATCACATTTGCCTGGATCAGTGACTTTGTTTACTCTGTAAATTGAAGGTGAAGTCATGCTTTGCCTACGCCAACTTTGCATTTGTTGCCATCCTGTCAAAATGTCCACATTTGCATACTTCTGTGTTTTTGCCCTATAGGACTGAACGCTTGGCCCGAGATATCATGCGAGACATGGGAGGACATCATATAGTTGCTCTGTGCGTGCTCAAAGGTGGTTATAAATTCTTTGCTGACCTCCTAGATTACATCAAGGCACTTAATCAGAACTGCGATAAGTCAGTACCGTTGACTGTGGATTTCATTAGACTTAAGAGCTACTCAGTGAGTGCCCCATCTACATTTCTatatcttttccctttttttgttgaAATACAGTAGGGTCTGTCGTAGTGGAAGTGTTTTTACTTTGTTGCCCAATGGTTGCTGTAATGTTGCATCCAGATGTGTAAGCCAACACAGATTATTAGTGATGGCCAAAGCACTTAGTCTAGTGAGTGATGTGCAATAATCCATACTTTAACATACCAGCACAAAAAAAATGGTAGCAGTAGTGTGAGtctcattttttgtgtgtgcattaaatGCTCCTAACAGAACGACCAGTCAACCAACAAAGTCAAAGTTATTGGTGGCGATGAGCTGTCTGCCCTGACGGGGAAAGTGAGTAATTTGTGGAGAACTGGTTCAGTGTCTTACATTTATCAATTCTTCCACTTTTTAACCTATTGTTGAATCTtactatgtttttttcccctcagaatGTGCTGATAGTTGAGGTAAGACTTCTAGGTCGATGGATTTTTTCTACTGCCAAACTCAATGAATCAGATGTGTTACAGTCACTGTTGTACTGTATCCTTGCAGGACATTGTGGAAACGGGCAGAACCATGGAAACGCTCCTCGCACTGCTGAAGGAGTACAAGCCTAAGATGGTCAAAGTGGTCAGGTATGACCCATCCTGCTGATCAGCAACTTGCCAGCACTATTTACACACTTATTCCATCAGCAAGGGTACTGATTAGGCACATTTCTCCTGATGTTAGCAGGCCCATATTATCAggcaatagggctgtaacgataccctCAACTCACTCAATCTTTCACCTATGGTTCGATACgctgcacattttttttaatgcatctttttttatctttattttattttttcacaaaaaaactATACATTATGATTTATAGAGGTTACAAGTCACTACTAAATATTGAAAACTGagtattaaaaataataatgaggaGGATCTTAAACTTgaaagcaccatcacttcatgtCATGTGCTTGTTTTCTGCACTGACGGGTAACAGAACAGAAAGCGTATCACAATATCGTATATAGTatatactgccttcttgcatcgcgatacagtatcgtgactgtgtatcacggtttctcggttcgatacaatcgTTTCAGCCCTATCAGGCAGGCAGTGATTTTTTTAAGTGTAATTACTGTATTTTGGCTTTTGCACTTGGTATGAGGCTTGACTTGTAGGCTCGCATGCAAACACTAACTGCATACAGCAAAATAAGAGCAGGGGAATTTACCCACTGCGAGTGACCTGGTCACATGACTAGGATCCCTATAGACGGGATGGAGATGGAATTAAAAGCGAGAGTGGTTACTGCTGAGGGCAAATGAGACTGAGCAGAGAGAGCATTAATGGTTAAACATCTACCATCCCCCCCTCCCCATGGCTGTCTGTCTCCCATCATCTGCACTAAGTTTAGACGTGATGGTGGCACGGTTGCGGCCTGGCCTCAGAGAGAGGGAAGCCATTAGACTTgatgagcaggcaggcaggcaggctactaAGTCACACTCCGGCACCAGGCCAGCTTCTTGTCTTCTGCTTTCTCTGACACCGTCATACACACTATGGATGCCAGTCCGGAGAGTTTGGCACTCACTCAATGTGCTGAGCGACTGTATACAGTGCTGTTGGTGGGCTGAGAGCGCTGAATGCGCAAAGTGAATGTGATTTTGGCCAGCTTTTTAGCTGCAGTGGCCCACTTAATTTAGTAAATGACTCTGCTGGAACGCTTTGCTAGAAGGCATTATCAAGAAGGGTGGTTTTTCCAGAACCACTTGACATTTTGTTGGTACAGTGACTGTATTACATCATAATGGTCAGTTAGCCTTGTTGTGTAGAGATTCAGGTAatgcgctctctgtctctcggatGTTTGTAATGGACAATGGCATTTTTTTCATAAAGCATTATCCCAAAGGTATTGGAAGCTGTTTAGGGCTGCGTTTGCCAAAAAaacttaagtagtacttaagcctaagtagtacttaagtatgacggaccacctaggcaatatatcagaataggtctcacatcattatTAAAGTTTATACATAAACTATTTTACCTAGCACATAcactttgcacaagcattttaatGGCATGaacgagaaaaaaaatattgtatgtgggcctataaaattattgtatgcataaactttcaGTGGTCTGCTATATTGCCTAGGTGGctcctcatacttaagtactacttaggcttaagtactacttaggagtttttgggaaacgcagccctggtccCCAAGTAGTTAAATATTTATGTGTTTCACGTTGTTATGCGAGCTGATTAATTTCATTAATTTATAAAATAGATTGGTATAGATAGAGTAACCCAATTCATTCCAATTCAGAGAGTTAGGCCTATATCCATCTTATAAAAAGTTTAatgatgcactgtgtaatatttgtagtggttcatttccagaattcatgctgcccattcacaaacaaataccaccatcaaattcattattCAAATTCACTAATCaaaagaattcattatgactgagaaaattgtacttttcacacatgaaaagtgggatcttctccatggtcctccattttgattttccatttttagctgcaaaacttaactttactttggtcatactagtaaatattggtttattatagtaaatattcatgcagtgtgaagaaaaaggagttgcacacaggagcttgatgctgttgttcagtgaaactgtattaaaagctgaaaataaagagaagccaaaacaaaaagtgggatgcaaacgtttcgggtctaacCCATCTTCAGTGTTCCCGGttcctttttcttcacactgcaTTTTTGGTTTGGAATTACGCACAGAGCGAAACTTCTCAAGAACTCTCTCTACCTtcacagtaaatattcatgaaaagataggcAATAGGCAGCAGCAATGTTTCAATGTgcatcatagttgcaatacctactctgaccaccgtCCTACAGAGTGCACTTAAATGAAGAAGCACTTAAAATGACAGTTGATCCAGAGATGATTTGTTTGACTTTATTTAGCTAAATAAGAAGACAAACAGATAGTGGTACTCAGACCCAGACTAATGCTGTTtgttccgtctgtctgtctgttctagtCTGCTTGTGAAGAGAACACCGAGGAGCTCCGGATACAGACCCGACTGTGAGTGAGCTCTTCTCCATTCCTATAATGTCCTAAAGAGACTTAGGAGCAATTTTCatttaaaaaacccccccccagaGCTCCCTCTGCTTATTCAATTTTATACTCGATAAGTCTTTCTGAACAGAGTTGAGTATGGCGAAGCATTAGAGGGGGAGTTGCCTGTGTGACACATCCACTCCTGGTAGTTATGCAATGCTTTTAAGGGGGTGGAATCGGTTAATCTTTTTAAGTAGATCCCAGGCACACAGCTGCCATTTGCTTCCGGCTCTCAGTCGGTCAGGTTGTGACTGAAAGATAAACCTGACGTACGCAGAGAGATCTAAACCAGGCTCTCCATGGCAACACCAGTGCCAAGACCTAGTGCCCGCAAtgcaaccacaaccaccaccacatttGTTTGACTTGTCTCCATGAGTACAAGTCAATGTTGCTCCTCCAGTCCTGTCCCACGGCCTCATGTCTCGTTGTCGGCCCTCCTCCGGTGGTGGAAAGGAACGATATGGTTTTCCCAGCAGCTCAGAGCGCTCCTTTGTGGATTCTCCCCATTCAATATTCTGAGTGTAAATGGGAATTAACTCATTTCTGAGTTGcgtttttgtgagatattgaataaaaattgTATGGAGATGTTATTGAGGATGCCATAAGGCTGGAGGAAGCATTAGAGGAGGGAGAATGAGAACTGGCATAAATGTGGCCTGCGATATCCGGCCCACTGGGCTTGCTCCATCAGACAGACTGCAAATTAGTAAATGAGTGGGGCTGCCTCCATTAAGAGATTGGAAACATTTCATTATGTGAATGCATAAAAAGAATTTATTTTGGGCTTTTATATGTTTTACCACTAGTCTGACTGGTATGAGGTTAACTGTTGGAATCAAGTGTGGGTTTGTTTGGTGTAATTGAATATCTGGTTTGCTATAGTGCATTGGACCTTTGTGccaagatttttttcttctttttaacagATTTTGGGTTTGAAGTCCCTGATAAATTCCTCGTGGGATATGCATTAGATTACAACGAATACTTCAGAGATCTCAGCGTAAGTTGCTTTATGTATTTACTTGACAGTGATCCGATTCATAGACTTTGAAGTATTACATTTACAGTAGACCTCAGTGCTTGTACTTTTTTACAAAAAATCTTGCAAATGCCTGCTAATTTGTGGCTTGTTTTGTGTCCACATGCAGCACATCTGTGTCATCACTGAGCATGcaaaagaaaaatacaaaatgtGAGAGGAGCAAGCTGGGCAGGCTCACGCCACTGTGAATGAGTTTCTTGTGTTAACTGCGTTGAAattcaaatttatttttatacatttactCTAAGAACACATTGaatgtgattttttcccccctcaagATGTTTTGGTAAGACAGAGGTTACAAACGGCCAAGGGGAGAGTTGAGAAAAGCAATTATGGAATCATGTTAATCatgaaatatattattttaatagCATTAATTGTAAATATAACAAGAGTATGAGTTCTatcattctattctatttatcTCAATATTGGAGGCCTTGGGTATACTTGAAGGCATTTTTATGTTCTGTTTTATGTTCTGTAATACCAAACAACCTCAGGCGATAATccttgagagaagaaaaaaaatgttttaactcTGAGTCCATTCTTATTTGTCCTTAATCCTGAAGTTTTTTGTTACTCTCAACACGAGAGATTAGACTGTAACTTGTAACAATGATTATgtatttattgttttattatttgttaGTTGTGGTAAGACCTGCATTGTGATAACACTGGATCCTACGTGCTGGTCTGTTCTTTGTCTTTTCATGGTGGACTCATGAAGCAATAACAATGATTAAAAAAATCCAAGGAAAACATTATTCCTGTCTCTGTAACATCATTATGCATCACTGTAATGCACTCTTAACATGATTTTGCACAGGGATGGTGGGGACAAAAGCTCTGCTGCTTGGTGTTACTGTTGAGAGGATCTGTGTGCTTACTTAAATCCACTAGGTGGGGCTAAAAACACATGCCTTGAATGACCTAATCCAAATGGATTTCTACAAACTCAAAAGTCTCAAGAAGGCTGCAAAAGTATTGAATGCCAAGGGCAGATCACGGGTAATAATGGCATTGATCAAATACAAGCAACCCCAGTGTACATTCTGAATGGTACTGCAGTGTCCGCTTGTAGTCATCTCGAGGCCACTACACAATGCATGTTAAGAGAAGGGGATCCTAGTTTTCACACAACGTGACAGTTATGCATTCTTGGGAGAGTTTTACGGACTCATTTTCAGCTCATACTAGACAGACATGGGGGAACAACACAGATGACACTATTCCTGCGGCGCTCTGCCAATTTAATTGCCTTTAACCTCTGCATGTACATGTCACAGTAGCCTACTTGCAGTGATTATTCAACACGTAGAGTCGAATTTAGCACTCTGATGGTACTACTTCCTTAgtatattgaattaacactgcaacattaacTGTACAGCAGGCATacggtaggcctaccatgtgccTTAATTGAGTGCAATACAAGCAATTTTGGTGATGTCTTTTATCATGCCATTATCTTCAATCCTTTACAAACAACAAACATAAAGGGTACATTTTCAAGTGTTTATTCGTTAATGTGAAAATGCACAAGAGAAGACGACACTAAGGAATGTAGGCTATTTAGTTTCACTAAACACAGAAGATTAGTTGGACAGGTTATAATGGACAAACCGGGGTGGTTGTTTTACAAATGGACATCACACGTACAGTTGCTCTGTAGGCCTAAGGCATAGCTGGAAGGCATTCCAAAATGTGGACCATGAAAGTCACAGGTGGCGTTTGCACTTACATAAGGCCAAAACAATAAAGAAAGGTAATGATGGTCCGTGGACTGAAATTCTTCATGTCTCCAAGACGGTGATCTTATTCACTTGGATTCTGAATCACTATTAACAGATACTCTTTGTCTGAAAACAAGAGATATGGGGGTGTCAGTCAGACAATTCTGCATTGATTGATTTACAAACAATTTGAGTAATGTTTTCCTGTGGTTATTTTTACCTGGAGCGACCATAATCTCGTGCTTCTTGGATCTGATCCTGAGAAATGTCAAGTCATTCTGCGGATCGATGTCTCTCACTGTACTTCTCGCCTTAATGGTCAGCTGGTGCAGAAGACCTGCATATTGCACTGTGGTTGAGTTGTCAAGGGTGGTTCTGATAGGAATACCTTCAGACAAACATGAGACATGCAGAGTTAGCACTAACACCATTCAAGTCCAGTAGGCTACAATTTACAGCAGCTTTGGCCCAGCAACCCTCGCGGTAATCTATTTTAGGTTGACCACAAGCAATATAAACAAAGTATGTAACGACTAATGCACAATGTTTTCGTATACTTACCCTCAGCATTTACAACTATTGTTCCAATTACCCCTTTGTGCGTCTGAATTCTCTTCAGTGTCTCCTCTACTTCTGCCTATGAATATGAATGAAAGACAAAAACGAGCAACATTATGTTACTTGGCTATACAATTGATTACTTCACCAACATCTACTGTACAGAACAAGATTGCAGCAGCGTTGAGGATAATATGCCCCTTATCTGGCGTTAGCTAATGCTAAAATCAGTTGGTGACA contains:
- the hprt1l gene encoding hypoxanthine phosphoribosyltransferase 1, like, with translation MASFLQISDDEKGHELGLFCIPKHYEGDLDHVLIPHGLIMDRTERLARDIMRDMGGHHIVALCVLKGGYKFFADLLDYIKALNQNCDKSVPLTVDFIRLKSYSNDQSTNKVKVIGGDELSALTGKNVLIVEDIVETGRTMETLLALLKEYKPKMVKVVSLLVKRTPRSSGYRPDYFGFEVPDKFLVGYALDYNEYFRDLSHICVITEHAKEKYKM
- the LOC134447262 gene encoding dynein light chain roadblock-type 2, with product MAEVEETLKRIQTHKGVIGTIVVNAEGIPIRTTLDNSTTVQYAGLLHQLTIKARSTVRDIDPQNDLTFLRIRSKKHEIMVAPDKEYLLIVIQNPSE